Part of the Oceanispirochaeta sp. genome is shown below.
GGTGCCCTTACCTTCCAATTGGATGATTTCCCGGCCTATATCCGCCTATTGACTCATGGATTCGGGCATGCAAACTGGGATCATCTTCTCCAGAATTTAACCTTCATTCTTCTTCTGGGGCCTGTATTGGAAGAAAAGTACGGTTCTGGCAAACTAGCCTTCATGATGATCATCACAACCTTGATCAACGGACTCCTCAATGCCCTTTTTTTCCCGACAGAACTGCTGGGAGCCAGTGGCATAGCCTTTATGATGATTCTTCTCACCTCCTTTGCAGGTTCACAAAAAAAAGAAATCCCCATCTCCTTCCTGGCAATTCTGGGTGTATACCTGGTAAAGGAAGTCTTGAATATTTTCAAAAATGACGATGTGTCACAGATGTCCCATATTGTGGGTGGTGTTTGTGGTGCTATTTATGGACTCTTTCTGAATTTCTTCAGCAGTACAACAGTAAAGAAGAATCAATCAGGATCACCCCTGCCTGGCGGCGGCGGTTCGGCTAAAGAAACAATCATCCAGTAATATATTTTTTTAATTCTCCATATTGACATAAAACATCCAGTCTATTATGTTTCTATCCATAAGAACGTTTCTACCCAAAGAAACATTGGAGACTGTCATGCCGGAAAGCAATAATCGATATTACCGCATCAAGGTTCCAGGGGATAAATTTACCCCCTGTGCCCTGGCAATAAAACTAAAAGCCAAATGCCTTTTGGAATCTTCCTCACTCTCGGGAGGACATTCCCGGTATTCTATTCTTCTGGTGGATGAAGCCTTCCGCATCATTCAGGAAAAGGATGTGGTCTACAGACTCTCTTCAAAAGGAAAAGACAGGATCAACCATAAAGACGAGGACATTCTGCCTGTCCTTCAGAAGATGGCATCCTACCATCAGGACATAGAAGAAGAGTTCCCCGTTCCAGCCGGAGGTATCGGATTTCTATCTTTTGAGTTTGCCGCCTACTGTGATGACATTCTTTTTGTTGAGAGAGAAGATGCCCTGGGGCTGCCCCTGGCAGAATTTATCTTTGGACATGTGGTGCTTGTTTTTGATCATTACACCGATGAAATCACCCTCATAGGCCTGAACTACCCTGATTTTGAGGTTAATCTCGAGGACGCGGTAGAGGCCGTAAAAAAACGGATTTTCGATTTGAACTTCAACTATCTGACCGAACAGCCTCAAAACAGCAAGGGGACTCTACTCCCTGATCCAGACAGCGAAAAAGACTATATTAATATGGTTAATATTTTGAAAGAGGAGATTATAAAGGGAAACCTTTTACAGGCGGTTCCCTCCAGAAGACTGACCGTTCATACACATCAGTCTGCCATGGATGCCTACCGCAATCTTCGTTCCAGCAATCCTTCCCCCTATCAGTTTTACCTTGACTTTGACAGCTACCAGCTCCTGGGCGCCTCACCCGAGGTTCATGTGAAGGTGAGCCATGGGGAGGCTATTATCCGTCCTATCGCCGGGACAAGACGCCGGGGTAAAAACGAAAAAGAAGACAGAGATCTGGAGAAGGAACTTTTATCGGATGAAAAAGAGAAGGCGGAACACCTCATGCTGGTGGATCTGGCCCGGAATGATCTCGGCAGGGTCTGCACTGCAGGGAGCATTAAAATTACCGAGATGATGATCATTGAGCGTTACTCCAAGGTGATGCACATCGTATCGGAAGTAACGGGGAAACTCAGGGAGGATGTGAGTGCCGCCGATGTGATCCGGGCCACCTTCCCGGCCGGTACAGTTTCGGGAGCTCCCAAGATTCAGGCTATCAAGACCATCTCCAGCCTGGAAAAGATGAACAGAGGATTCTATGCCGGATTAGTCGGATATTTTGATGCCAATGGAAGCCTTGACAGCTGCATTACCATCAGAAGTGCTCTGAAAAAGGATGAGTTCCTCTACCTTCAGGCGGGGGGGGGCATAGTTTATGATTCAACCGCCGAAAGAGAACTGGAAGAAACCAAAGAAAAGATGCGGGCCATGGCCCTGGCTGCTGGAGTAGAGGTATAAATATGATAGCCCTGATAGACAACTATGATTCATTTACATTTAACGTATACCAGTACCTGAAAGAGATCACCGATGAAGAGATTCAAGTATTCAGAAATGATAAAATAACACTCTCTGAACTATCTAATATGCAGCCGACCAGGATCATTCTGTCACCCGGCCCCGGCCGCCCCGATGATGCGGGAATATCCCTGGATGTGGTGAAACATTTTGTTGGAAAAATACCCATCCTGGGCATATGCCTGGGACATCAGACAATCGTCCAGGCCCTGGGGGGAAAGATCGTCTCAGCCGTCCGGATCGTTCACGGCAAGGTTGAGGTCATGAACCATGACGGCAGGGGTCTGTTCAGAAATATGCCGGGAGAAGCCAAATTCACCCGATACCACTCTCTGGCGGCAGAGCAGAAATCTCTGCCGGAATGCCTGGAAGTCAGCTCCCGGTCTTCAGACAATGAAATCATGGGGGTTCGCCACAAGTCGTATGTTCTGGAGGGAGTTCAGTTTCATCCAGAATCCATAGGAAGCGAGGACGGCAAGATTCTGCTGAAAAACTTTCTCAAATACAAGAGAGAGCCTTTGAATAAATCAGGACTTCTCAAGAAACTGCTGGCGAATCAGGATCTTGACGAAAAAGAAGCCGAAGATTTTATGGACGAACTCACCGAAGGTAATCTGTCAGAAGCCTTTATTACCGCCATCCTGATCGCCTTGAATGCTAAGGGGATCAAGGCCCACGAGGTGGCCGGTTGCGCCCGTGTTCTTCAAAGAAAAAAGCAGTCCGTCAGGATACCCGGGAGGACCATAGACACCTGTGGCACGGGAGGAGATGGACGGGGAACCTTCAATATTTCCTCCTTTTCTGCCCTGATCACAGCGGGAATGGGAATTCCCGTTGCCAAACACGGGAACAGGGCTGTCAGTTCAAAAAGCGGCAGTGCCGATTTTTACCGCAGTCTCAGCATTCCCGTAGAGAGCTCACCCGACCAGGCCGCCCTGATGATTAAGGAAACAGGATTCTCATTCCTCTATGCCCCCCTCTTCCATGGCGCCATGCGTCACGCCGCTCCTGTCCGGAGAGAACTGGGAATCAAGACCATCATGAATCTCCTGGGGCCTCTGGCCAATCCGGCTGAAGCAGAGTGTCAGCTCATTGGTGTCTACAATTCTGAACTGTGTCCGGTAATGGCCCGGGCAGCCCGTCTTCTGGGGGTTCAAAGAGTCATGACCGTCCACAGTGAGGATGGTCTGGATGAGATTTCCTCTGCTGCGCCCACAAGGATCTTTTTTATTGATCAGGACGGGATCGAAAGGGACAGTATCTTTGATCCGGCTTCTGTTGGAATCACAGGATTCACCACGGATGATCTGAATGGAGGATCGGCAGAAGACAATGCAAAAATGGCCGTGGCTATTTTAAAAGGCCAGGGAAATCAGGCCTGTATAGAGGCCTGCTGCCTCAATGCAGGGGCTGCCTCCTTTGTCTATGGTCAGTCTGAATCCATTGCAGAGGGGTATAGACTGGCCAAAAAGACCCTGAAAGAGGGAAAGGTTTTGAAACTAGTTCAAAACCTGCGCCGGATCAACAAGGACCGGCCTGTATGAAGCCGGAAGGACCGACTCCTGATATCCGCCGTGAAATAGCCGAAAAAAGGGCTGACCGATTGAAAACCCTGGGCAACGAAGAGGGTTTTACAATTCCTGACACTCGTCAGGTTCCTCTTGTCCCCTTCAGCAGGGAAAAGATGCTGATCTGTGAAATCAAGCGGCGTAGCCCTTCCAAAGGCATGATCGATGGGATCCCCCGGGCAGGAGAACAGGCCCGGTTGTACCGTTCGAAAGGGGCGGCTCAAGTGAGTGTTCTCACCGAGCCGGATTATTTCGGCGGATCTTTACAGGATCTGATGGACGTAAAATCATCCTGCCCAGATCTGGCTGTATTGAGAAAAGATTTTCTCCTGACCGTCGAAGATATTGATGTGTCATACAGAGCAGGTGCGGATGCCTGTCTTTTAATTGCCTCCCTCTTGGAATCCTCTGTTCTGAATACAATGCACCAGAGATGTGCAGACCTTGGAATGACAGCCCTGGTGGAACTTCACTCCAGGAAAGATGTGGAAAAAGTATCTGTATTGAAACCCGGTCTGGTTGGTATCAACTGCCGCGACCTCAAAACTTTCAGGATTTACCCTCTCCAGCCTTTAAAAATCCGTTCTCTCATTGATTGGAACTGCCGGGTCATCTATGAATCGGGGATTCTGGCAGTCAGGGACGGGGAGTTTGCCCTCAATGCCGGATTTTCGGGTCTCCTTGTGGGAGAAGGAGTCGTCCGTCATCCTGATCTCATCGTTGAACTGAAAGAAAAAATGGCTTCCCCAGAGTCCAGGATTGAGGGAGACCCCTGGACCAGACTCTGCAGCCGATATATTCCCGGGCGTCCCTTAGTCAAAATCTGCGGTATCACCAACCGTAAGGATTTTGATCTTGCCGTGACCCTGGGAGCCGATCTCTGCGGGTTTATTCTGGCCCCCTCCCCCCGCCTCACAAATCCTGATTTTATACGGACCCTTCCTCACGTTAAATCGATGAAAGTCGGAGTAGTCCTTCTTGAAGAAGGAGAGTCCCTTCCCAGGGAGATACAAGACCTTCTGGATGATGGATATCTGGACTTCATTCAATACCACGGCAGTGAGAGCCCCTCAACTGTAAGAAACGGCTGTGGCTACAAAGCCCTCCGCATCAGAAACGAGTCTGATCTGAAAAGAATGAGCAACTATTATCCCCTGCCCTGCCTTATGGATGCCTTCAGTAAAGGAGTGGCTGGAGGAACGGGTAAATTGATAGACAGAACTCTGGTAGAGAGTGCCCGGGATAGGGGTGAACTCTGGTTAGCCGGCGGCCTGTCCCCGGACAATATCGGTCAGATTCTAAAAGATTTCGCTCCCGAGCTGGTCGATCTGTCCAGTGGAGTGGAGGCAGAACCCGGGAAAAAAGACCCGGTGAAAATGAAAGCATTTTTCAAGGAGATCAACTCTTATGCCCCGATACAATGATTTTTTCGGCCCCTACGGCGGACGCTATGTTCCCGAGGTTCTCCAATATCCCCTGGCTGAATTGGAAAAAGGCTTTCAGGAAGCATTGGACGATCCCGAATTCATACAGGGATTTGAAGAGTTCTGCCGGGATTTCATAGGCCGTCCCACCCCTCTGCTGCCAGCCCGAAATGCCTCCAGAGAATTAGGGGGGGCCCAGATCTATATTAAACTGGAAGGTCTGGCCAATACAGGGGCTCACAAGATAAATAATGCAGCGGGTCAGGCTCTGCTGGCAAAACGAATGGGTAAAAAACGCATCATTGCCGAAACCGGTGCGGGTCAGCACGGAGTGGCTACCGCCGCGGCCTGTGCCCGTCTGGGACTCCCCTGTGTCATTTACATGGGAGAGGAGGACATGCGGCGTCAGCATCCCAACGTCTACTGGATGGAGATGTACGGCGCCGAAGTACGTTCTGTCAGCTCAGGTTCCCGGACACTTAAAGATGCAGTGAATGAGGCCTTCAGAGATTGGACGGCCAACAGTGATGAAACTCATTACCTGCTGGGATCAGCCCTGGGTCCTTCCCCCTACCCCGATATGGTCAGAGAGTTCCAGTCTGTCATCGGACGGGAAATTAAAGAGCAGGCTCAGTTTCCCATTCATGCCATGGTGGCCTGTGTGGGAGGCGGTTCCAACGCCATCGGTTTCCTGTCTCCCTTTCTGGATGATCCCTCCATCAGAATGGTGGGTGTGGAAGCAGGAGGACGGGGAGAGGGTGAAGGCAATAATGCAGTCAGAATGGCCGATACGGGACGTCCGGGGATCATTCAGGGGTACAAGAGCCTCTTCCTTCATGACAAAGATGGTCAGGTTCTGGACACCCATTCTATTTCTGCCGGATTGGACTATCCCGGTATCGGTCCCCAGCTGGCCAACCTGGGAGAACAGGGCCGTCTGGAGTTCACCCAGGCCAGGGACAGTGAAGCCCTGGAGGCATTGAAATTTTTTGCCCTTCATGAGGGTCTTATCTTCGCTATGGAATCGGCTCATGCTGGAGCCGCGGCAATGCGCCTGGCCAGGGAGATGAAGCCCGATCAGAATCTGATCATCAATATGTCCGGCCGGGGTGACAAGGATATTTTCATATCCGCCGCGGCACTGGATGGAGAAAACTGGAGAGACTTCCTAGAGAAGGAAAGCAGGAGGATCTATGTCGACTAAAATTGTGGCCCACTTTATTGCCGGATACCCTGATGCCGCAGGCTCTCTGGAAGTAGCCAGAGGTCTTGCCGCCGGAGGTGCGGCTTTCCTTGAAATGCAGATTCCCTTTTCCGATCCCAGCGCCGACGGGCCTGCCATTGAAAACTCCTGCCGCATGGCCCTGAAAAATGGGTACACCCCGGATCAGGCCCTGGACCTCCTGAAGACACTGACCAGTGAATTGGATATTCCTGTATTTCTGATGAGTTACGGGAATATTGTCTTTTCCAGGGGCATGGAAAGATTTGTGACCCAGGCCATGAAAGCGGGTGCTGCCGGACTGATTATTCCCGATCTGGTCTACGGCCGTGATGAAGGGTTGTACGCTCTGGGAGAGAAGTATGATATTCCTGTCATTCCGGTCATCACCCCGTCTATCCGGAAAGAAAGATTGAAAGAAATTCTTTCACTCAAACAAGAATGGATTTATACGGCTCTCAGAAGCGGTATAACCGGGAGCTATACAAACCTGGACAAGAATAATTTATCTCTCCTGGATAGCTTAAGAGAGTCCGATTCAAAAATTATGGCGGGATTCGGCATCAAAACGGCAGAACAGGTCAGAGCCCTGGTCCCCCACTGCGATGCGGTTGTGGCAGGTTCTGTATTTGTCAACGCTGTGTCAGAGGCCTATGAAAAAGGTGAATCTCTGAGAAAAGGCGCAGAAGATAAAATAAGAGAATTACTCTGCTGATATAAATAAATCTTAAGTTTACTATTCTTTCTTTTTGCTGTATAAAATTATTAGAATAATTTCTATTACAGCAACAAAAGATCCTTATTGACGTGTTTTATTCAATAAGGATCTTTGCAAAGCCGGTGAACCCCGCCTCAAATTGGTGTGCTTCACCATCCAGGATATTAAATTCCGGAAATCCCCCCCACAGGATTATTTGGTATGGCTTTTGCAGTAGATTCATCAGGAGTAGTAAAATGAAAAGTTTCATTAAAAAAAATAAACGATCCATTATTATGATAGCCTCGGTTCTCCTTTTATCAGGAGGAGTGACGGCTTATCTGATTGGATTTTCGGCAGAGGTAGAGAAACCTGAGGAAGAAAAGAATCTTCGTCTGGTAGAAACCATACCTTTGAGATACAGCCCCCACACGATGAAGGTCCAGGGGCAGGGATTCATTGAACCTTCCCATTCCCTGGAGCTTGCCTCTCAAGCGGGTGGGCAGGTCATAGAAAGCTACCAGAACCTGAAAAGCGGCATAGCCGTTGAGAAAGGGACATTGCTTATACAACTTGATGATGAACTGATCATCAACAGACTGGCCCTATCCCGGGTAGAACTGATCAGTACGACCACCAAGCTGGTGACAGCCATAAAATCCGAAGGCGGAAGCTTCTACAACAAGTGGATGCTCTATCTGAGAAGCCTCAGCACTGAATTATCCCTGACTCCTCGGATACCGGATCTGACCTCGGAGCGGGAAAAACTACTGGTCAGTTCCTATGGAGTTCTGGCCGCCTATTATCAGGTCAGAGAACTGGAAGACACACATTCGGATTACACCATTTATGCACCCTTTTCCGGACATATCTCAGGAGACGGGATTGAAAAATACAGTTTTGTCTCACCTGGTCAGTCCCTTCTCACCCTGAGTGATACAACTCACCTTGAAATAGCCATCCCCCTGACCAGAGAAGAACTGATCCGCCTTGACGAGATTGAAAGTGAAGTGCTGATCAGCCCTTCCGGTGTGGATAATGGTTTTCTCAGTGGAAAGGTGGAACGCCGTGATGCTGTTATGGATCGGAATTCCCAGACGATCAATCTCCATATCATCTTTGAAAATCCGGAATTGAATCCTCTTTTTCTCCCGGGTAACTATGCAAAAGTAGAAATATCTGGAAAGACTCTGGCCAGAACCCTCCTCCTGCCCCGGTCTCTTATTAACGCAGACAATACAATCAATGTTTACGAAGAAGGAAAGCTGAAAAAGTATAAAGTCACCATCCTCTCCATCCAGGGTGACAAAGTCATTCTGAAACCTGAGCTGCCCGAGGGAATCCAGATTATAACCACAAGGATACAGAAACCCTTTGAAGGCATGGAATTGAAACTTGAGGGATCAGAAGAATGAGAAAATTGATTGTTTTTTTTGTAAAGAACTCTCTTTTGACCAATTGGCTTATGATCCTGATATTTGCAGCAGGAACCTTCGGACTGCTGAACTTGCAGAAAAGGATATGGCCGAAAATCGAGTTCGATTATATTTCGGTTAATCTGTCATGGCACGGTGCCTCTGCCCTGGAAGTGGAAGAAGGCATGGTTCTCCCTCTGGAAGAACGCTTGCGGGGCGTAGAAGGAGTCGTGCAGGTCACGTCGACAGCAAGTGACGGAGGAGCCTGGTTCGGCCTGGAAACATCTCCCTGGCATTCCATGGACAAGATACTGGACCGAGTGCGCCAGGTTGTTGAAACATCATCTCTCCCGGCTGATTCTGAAAAACCGGTGATCTATCAGGAAACGGAATGGAACCGGGTGATGCTCCTCTTTTTATATGGACCTGAAGACCTCGCTCTACTGGAAGATGTTGCCGAAGAGTTCAGGGAAGATCTGATTCGAACCGGTCAGGTGACACAAATCAACAACTGGGGAATCCCGGGAGAACAGATCCTTCTGGAACCCCGGCCCAGTACACTGGAACGTTACGGTTTAACCCTTGATGATATAAGCAATGCAGTCAAAGCCTCCAGTCTGAATCTCTCAGCCGGTTCTGTGCTGACCTCATCGGAACAAATCCAGATTCGAACCTATGAAAAGAAGACGGAGATTCCGGATATTGAAGAGATCGGAATCAAAAATCTGGAATCGGGACGGCTTCTGAAGATAAAAGATATCTGTTCGATCCGCCGGGGCCGGGCAGAAAATGCCCTGTATACCCGAGCCAATGGTCAGGACGCCATCGGGTTCCAGATCATGTATGGAAATACTGAAGATGTTATTGCCATATCCAAGATGGTTGATCAGAAATTGGAAGAGTATACAGAGAAGTACAAGGATCAGGTTACTTTTCAAACCTACATCAGAGATGTGGACGAACTTCATGACCGTTTGGGTACATTAACTTACAGCGGCCTGGGCGGTCTGGCTCTTGTCCTGCTGATTCTGGGCTTATTTCTGAATACCCGGATCTCTTTCTGGGTCGCTCTGGGTATTCCCATCTCCTTTATGGGTTTGATTTTTATAGAATGGATGATGAAAATCACCATCAATGAAATGTCACTCTTTGGAATGATCATGATCATCGGGATTCTGGTGGATGATGGCATCGTTATCGGTGAGAGCATCTATGATCATTGGAAACGCCTGGGAAAAAGTAGATCCCAGGCCGCCGTGGATGGGACAATGGAAGTACTGGCACCTGTTCTGATCTCCATTGCCACAACGATTGTGGCTTTTGCACCCTACTTCTTCATTTATGGAGAAATGGGGAAATACACCAGCCAGATTGGGCTGGTTGTCATCATCAGCCTTCTCTTTTCACTGGTCGAAGCCATTATCCTCCTTCCGGCTCACCTGGCTCATTCCAGGGCCATGACAGAAAAGGCAAGAACACCAGGAAAAATCAGATCTCGTCTTGAGGGTTATCAGGAATTTCTGATCCATAGAATCTATGCCCCCTTTCTGGACTTTGCTCTGGCCCATAAGGGCGTTATCCTCTCGGCTCTGGCCGGAAGCATCATGATTTCTGTGGGGGCATTCGCCGGAAACCATGTGAAAGCGGCCTTTTTCCCGGAGATTGAAGCCCCCTATGTGTATGCCGAACTCAGTTTCCCTTCTGGCACGACCGCAGTAGAAGTGAACGAGACCCGGGAAGAACTGGAAAAATTTGCCCTGGAGTTCGGGGCCAGCTGGGTCAAAGAGAATTCCGAGTATGATAATGCCATTGTGGATTATCTCTCCTGGGGCAACAGTACCCAACTCATTGTCTATCTTATCCTGCTGGATAATGAAGTCCGCGATTTTACTGTCAATGAGTTTTCATTGGCTCTAGCCCGGGAAATGCCTGAGAATCCTGTTCTGGAATCCGCATTCATTGGAAATGATTCCATGTTTGGCGGTGATCCTGTGTATATCCGGTTTCTGGGTAAAGACTACGAACAGCTCCAGGTGGCATCAGAACTGTTCAAAGAAGAGCTGCGCAAGGTCGAAGGAATCAAGGATATCCGGGACGACATGCCCCTGGGTCAAAAGGAGTTTTTGATTCATCTGAATGACACAGGAAAAGCACTGGGCCTGACAACAGCTTCAGTCTCCAATCAGGTCAGAATGGGTTTTTATGGCGATGAAATCATGACAATTCAGGAAGGGAGAACCGAAGTTCCTCTGATTGTGCGATACCCTCTCAGTGACAGGGATTCTCTGAGTCAGGTTGAGAACCTGTTGATCAAAACACCCATGGGAACAATGATCCCCTTCAAAGAAATTGCGGATTTTTCCCTGCAGAGAAGCCAGAGAAGAATCCGCCGCGAAAACGGATACAGAGCCCTCAGTGTAATGGCAGGTCTGGATACAGAGAAGGCGGATCTGAATGTTGTCATGAAAAACATCAATGAAAGGATTCTACCGGC
Proteins encoded:
- a CDS encoding bifunctional indole-3-glycerol phosphate synthase/phosphoribosylanthranilate isomerase, whose protein sequence is MKPEGPTPDIRREIAEKRADRLKTLGNEEGFTIPDTRQVPLVPFSREKMLICEIKRRSPSKGMIDGIPRAGEQARLYRSKGAAQVSVLTEPDYFGGSLQDLMDVKSSCPDLAVLRKDFLLTVEDIDVSYRAGADACLLIASLLESSVLNTMHQRCADLGMTALVELHSRKDVEKVSVLKPGLVGINCRDLKTFRIYPLQPLKIRSLIDWNCRVIYESGILAVRDGEFALNAGFSGLLVGEGVVRHPDLIVELKEKMASPESRIEGDPWTRLCSRYIPGRPLVKICGITNRKDFDLAVTLGADLCGFILAPSPRLTNPDFIRTLPHVKSMKVGVVLLEEGESLPREIQDLLDDGYLDFIQYHGSESPSTVRNGCGYKALRIRNESDLKRMSNYYPLPCLMDAFSKGVAGGTGKLIDRTLVESARDRGELWLAGGLSPDNIGQILKDFAPELVDLSSGVEAEPGKKDPVKMKAFFKEINSYAPIQ
- a CDS encoding HlyD family efflux transporter periplasmic adaptor subunit, whose translation is MKSFIKKNKRSIIMIASVLLLSGGVTAYLIGFSAEVEKPEEEKNLRLVETIPLRYSPHTMKVQGQGFIEPSHSLELASQAGGQVIESYQNLKSGIAVEKGTLLIQLDDELIINRLALSRVELISTTTKLVTAIKSEGGSFYNKWMLYLRSLSTELSLTPRIPDLTSEREKLLVSSYGVLAAYYQVRELEDTHSDYTIYAPFSGHISGDGIEKYSFVSPGQSLLTLSDTTHLEIAIPLTREELIRLDEIESEVLISPSGVDNGFLSGKVERRDAVMDRNSQTINLHIIFENPELNPLFLPGNYAKVEISGKTLARTLLLPRSLINADNTINVYEEGKLKKYKVTILSIQGDKVILKPELPEGIQIITTRIQKPFEGMELKLEGSEE
- a CDS encoding anthranilate synthase component I family protein, whose translation is MPESNNRYYRIKVPGDKFTPCALAIKLKAKCLLESSSLSGGHSRYSILLVDEAFRIIQEKDVVYRLSSKGKDRINHKDEDILPVLQKMASYHQDIEEEFPVPAGGIGFLSFEFAAYCDDILFVEREDALGLPLAEFIFGHVVLVFDHYTDEITLIGLNYPDFEVNLEDAVEAVKKRIFDLNFNYLTEQPQNSKGTLLPDPDSEKDYINMVNILKEEIIKGNLLQAVPSRRLTVHTHQSAMDAYRNLRSSNPSPYQFYLDFDSYQLLGASPEVHVKVSHGEAIIRPIAGTRRRGKNEKEDRDLEKELLSDEKEKAEHLMLVDLARNDLGRVCTAGSIKITEMMIIERYSKVMHIVSEVTGKLREDVSAADVIRATFPAGTVSGAPKIQAIKTISSLEKMNRGFYAGLVGYFDANGSLDSCITIRSALKKDEFLYLQAGGGIVYDSTAERELEETKEKMRAMALAAGVEV
- a CDS encoding efflux RND transporter permease subunit; its protein translation is MRKLIVFFVKNSLLTNWLMILIFAAGTFGLLNLQKRIWPKIEFDYISVNLSWHGASALEVEEGMVLPLEERLRGVEGVVQVTSTASDGGAWFGLETSPWHSMDKILDRVRQVVETSSLPADSEKPVIYQETEWNRVMLLFLYGPEDLALLEDVAEEFREDLIRTGQVTQINNWGIPGEQILLEPRPSTLERYGLTLDDISNAVKASSLNLSAGSVLTSSEQIQIRTYEKKTEIPDIEEIGIKNLESGRLLKIKDICSIRRGRAENALYTRANGQDAIGFQIMYGNTEDVIAISKMVDQKLEEYTEKYKDQVTFQTYIRDVDELHDRLGTLTYSGLGGLALVLLILGLFLNTRISFWVALGIPISFMGLIFIEWMMKITINEMSLFGMIMIIGILVDDGIVIGESIYDHWKRLGKSRSQAAVDGTMEVLAPVLISIATTIVAFAPYFFIYGEMGKYTSQIGLVVIISLLFSLVEAIILLPAHLAHSRAMTEKARTPGKIRSRLEGYQEFLIHRIYAPFLDFALAHKGVILSALAGSIMISVGAFAGNHVKAAFFPEIEAPYVYAELSFPSGTTAVEVNETREELEKFALEFGASWVKENSEYDNAIVDYLSWGNSTQLIVYLILLDNEVRDFTVNEFSLALAREMPENPVLESAFIGNDSMFGGDPVYIRFLGKDYEQLQVASELFKEELRKVEGIKDIRDDMPLGQKEFLIHLNDTGKALGLTTASVSNQVRMGFYGDEIMTIQEGRTEVPLIVRYPLSDRDSLSQVENLLIKTPMGTMIPFKEIADFSLQRSQRRIRRENGYRALSVMAGLDTEKADLNVVMKNINERILPAVLAQVDGVSLSQGGQAEMVSKMIKSMAFSMLMALLIMFTLLLFQMRSWGQALLVLSLIPLGFLGAVYGHIIMGEEVSFISFLGSVALGGIIVNDSAVLIDCFNKKLKIGIPRAQAIREASLQRFRPIIMTTLTTSIGLTPLIFQKSVGGQMLVPIGISIAWGLVFGTFLTLAVLPVVLGMMKNKNDAPAAADNEMDDPNRSEEDDLNTTGPVLLAE
- the trpB gene encoding tryptophan synthase subunit beta gives rise to the protein MPRYNDFFGPYGGRYVPEVLQYPLAELEKGFQEALDDPEFIQGFEEFCRDFIGRPTPLLPARNASRELGGAQIYIKLEGLANTGAHKINNAAGQALLAKRMGKKRIIAETGAGQHGVATAAACARLGLPCVIYMGEEDMRRQHPNVYWMEMYGAEVRSVSSGSRTLKDAVNEAFRDWTANSDETHYLLGSALGPSPYPDMVREFQSVIGREIKEQAQFPIHAMVACVGGGSNAIGFLSPFLDDPSIRMVGVEAGGRGEGEGNNAVRMADTGRPGIIQGYKSLFLHDKDGQVLDTHSISAGLDYPGIGPQLANLGEQGRLEFTQARDSEALEALKFFALHEGLIFAMESAHAGAAAMRLAREMKPDQNLIINMSGRGDKDIFISAAALDGENWRDFLEKESRRIYVD
- a CDS encoding rhomboid family intramembrane serine protease, giving the protein MRLKYNAPVTLSFGLICTFILVCDQYLVPGLVQGVFTAEGALTFQLDDFPAYIRLLTHGFGHANWDHLLQNLTFILLLGPVLEEKYGSGKLAFMMIITTLINGLLNALFFPTELLGASGIAFMMILLTSFAGSQKKEIPISFLAILGVYLVKEVLNIFKNDDVSQMSHIVGGVCGAIYGLFLNFFSSTTVKKNQSGSPLPGGGGSAKETIIQ
- a CDS encoding bifunctional anthranilate synthase component II/anthranilate phosphoribosyltransferase, with the protein product MIALIDNYDSFTFNVYQYLKEITDEEIQVFRNDKITLSELSNMQPTRIILSPGPGRPDDAGISLDVVKHFVGKIPILGICLGHQTIVQALGGKIVSAVRIVHGKVEVMNHDGRGLFRNMPGEAKFTRYHSLAAEQKSLPECLEVSSRSSDNEIMGVRHKSYVLEGVQFHPESIGSEDGKILLKNFLKYKREPLNKSGLLKKLLANQDLDEKEAEDFMDELTEGNLSEAFITAILIALNAKGIKAHEVAGCARVLQRKKQSVRIPGRTIDTCGTGGDGRGTFNISSFSALITAGMGIPVAKHGNRAVSSKSGSADFYRSLSIPVESSPDQAALMIKETGFSFLYAPLFHGAMRHAAPVRRELGIKTIMNLLGPLANPAEAECQLIGVYNSELCPVMARAARLLGVQRVMTVHSEDGLDEISSAAPTRIFFIDQDGIERDSIFDPASVGITGFTTDDLNGGSAEDNAKMAVAILKGQGNQACIEACCLNAGAASFVYGQSESIAEGYRLAKKTLKEGKVLKLVQNLRRINKDRPV
- the trpA gene encoding tryptophan synthase subunit alpha, with product MSTKIVAHFIAGYPDAAGSLEVARGLAAGGAAFLEMQIPFSDPSADGPAIENSCRMALKNGYTPDQALDLLKTLTSELDIPVFLMSYGNIVFSRGMERFVTQAMKAGAAGLIIPDLVYGRDEGLYALGEKYDIPVIPVITPSIRKERLKEILSLKQEWIYTALRSGITGSYTNLDKNNLSLLDSLRESDSKIMAGFGIKTAEQVRALVPHCDAVVAGSVFVNAVSEAYEKGESLRKGAEDKIRELLC